The following proteins are co-located in the Conyzicola lurida genome:
- a CDS encoding RelA/SpoT family protein: protein MTDTTPTTASLRSLIPRIFSRAQPAGAVDRLIKTVRLHHPKADIALIERAYSAAELAHRGQKRRSGEPYITHPVAVAQILADLGIGSKTIAAALLHDTVEDTDYELDTLRHDFGDEIAMLVDGVTKLDKLKYGDSAQAETVRKMVVAMSKDIRVLVIKLADRLHNARTWGFVSEETATRKAKETLEIYAPLAHRLGIQTIKWELEDLSFSVLYPKLYVEIESLVRQRTPQREEFVQQVIDSVNDDLKSSKIKGSVAGRPKQYYSIYQKMIVRGREFDEIYDLVGIRVLVNSVRDCYAVLGSIHARWNPIPGRFKDYIATPKFNLYQSLHTTVIGPQGRPVEIQIRTQEMHQRAEFGVAAHWKYKERVNGGRGSSSALQDDGDMAWLAHISDWEAETSDPDEFLDSLRFEIGAKEVYVFTPQGKVIGLPAGATPVDFAYAVHTEIGHRTMGAKVNGRLVPLESELNSGDSVEVFTSKNPDSGPSQDWLNFVKSPRARSKIRGWFTKERRDEAIEQGKDAIARAMRKQNLPLQKLMSQDSFNDVAAQMRYEDVSALYAAVGEGHVSTQSVIEKVLATITSEAENEDSELTFASQRRSSKIRNADSGVLVRGAPDILVKLAKCCTPVPGDSIVGFVTRGAGVSVHRGDCKNVKELMTEPERMIDVEWAPSSKSLFLVQIQVEALDRSGLLSDVTRVLSENHVNILSATVSTSNQRLALSRFVFEMGDTTHLDRVLNAVRRIDAVYDVYRVNSG from the coding sequence ATGACCGACACCACTCCCACCACCGCCTCGCTGCGGAGCCTGATCCCGAGGATCTTCTCGCGGGCCCAGCCAGCGGGGGCGGTCGACCGTCTCATCAAGACCGTCCGGCTGCACCACCCGAAGGCCGATATCGCGCTCATCGAGCGCGCGTACTCTGCCGCCGAGCTGGCGCACCGGGGCCAGAAGCGTCGCAGCGGCGAGCCGTACATCACCCACCCGGTGGCGGTCGCGCAGATCCTCGCCGACCTCGGTATCGGTTCCAAGACGATCGCGGCGGCCCTGCTGCACGACACCGTGGAAGACACCGACTACGAGCTCGACACTCTGCGTCACGACTTCGGCGACGAGATCGCCATGCTCGTCGACGGCGTCACCAAGCTCGACAAGCTGAAGTACGGCGACAGCGCGCAGGCCGAGACGGTGCGCAAGATGGTCGTCGCGATGTCGAAGGACATCCGCGTGCTCGTCATCAAGCTCGCCGACCGCCTGCACAACGCCCGCACCTGGGGCTTCGTCAGCGAAGAGACCGCCACCCGCAAGGCGAAAGAGACGCTCGAGATCTACGCGCCCCTCGCGCACCGTCTCGGTATCCAGACCATCAAGTGGGAGCTGGAAGACCTCTCCTTCTCCGTGCTCTACCCGAAGCTCTACGTCGAGATCGAGAGCCTCGTGCGCCAGCGCACCCCGCAGCGCGAAGAGTTCGTGCAGCAGGTCATCGACTCGGTGAACGACGACCTCAAGTCGTCGAAGATCAAGGGCTCCGTCGCCGGCCGCCCGAAGCAGTACTACTCGATCTACCAGAAGATGATCGTGCGCGGACGCGAGTTCGACGAGATCTACGACCTCGTCGGCATCCGCGTGCTCGTCAACTCGGTGCGCGACTGCTACGCGGTGCTCGGTTCGATCCACGCCCGGTGGAACCCGATCCCCGGCCGCTTCAAGGACTACATCGCGACCCCCAAGTTCAACCTGTACCAGTCGCTGCACACGACGGTCATCGGTCCGCAGGGGCGGCCGGTCGAGATCCAGATCCGTACCCAGGAGATGCACCAGCGCGCCGAGTTCGGCGTCGCCGCGCACTGGAAGTACAAGGAGCGCGTCAACGGCGGCCGCGGTTCGTCCAGCGCCCTGCAGGACGACGGCGACATGGCCTGGCTCGCCCACATCTCCGACTGGGAAGCCGAGACCAGCGACCCCGACGAGTTCCTCGACTCGCTGCGCTTCGAGATCGGCGCCAAAGAGGTCTACGTCTTCACGCCGCAGGGCAAGGTCATCGGCCTGCCCGCCGGCGCGACCCCGGTCGACTTCGCCTACGCCGTGCACACCGAGATCGGCCACCGCACCATGGGTGCCAAGGTCAACGGCCGGCTGGTGCCGCTCGAGAGCGAGCTGAACAGCGGCGACTCGGTCGAGGTCTTCACCTCGAAGAACCCCGACTCGGGCCCGAGCCAGGACTGGCTGAACTTCGTCAAGTCGCCGCGGGCCCGCAGCAAGATCCGCGGCTGGTTCACCAAGGAACGGCGCGACGAGGCCATCGAGCAGGGCAAGGACGCCATCGCGCGGGCCATGCGCAAGCAGAACCTGCCGCTGCAGAAGCTCATGAGCCAGGACTCGTTCAACGACGTCGCGGCCCAGATGCGCTACGAAGACGTCTCGGCGCTCTACGCCGCCGTCGGCGAGGGCCACGTCTCCACGCAGTCGGTCATCGAGAAGGTGCTCGCCACCATCACGTCGGAGGCCGAGAACGAGGACTCCGAGCTGACCTTCGCCTCGCAGCGCCGCTCGAGCAAGATCCGCAACGCCGATTCGGGAGTGCTCGTGCGCGGAGCGCCCGACATCCTCGTCAAGCTCGCCAAGTGCTGCACGCCCGTTCCCGGCGACTCGATCGTCGGCTTCGTGACGCGAGGCGCCGGTGTGTCGGTGCACCGTGGCGATTGCAAGAACGTCAAAGAGCTCATGACCGAGCCCGAGCGCATGATCGACGTCGAGTGGGCGCCGTCGTCGAAGAGTCTGTTCCTGGTGCAGATCCAGGTGGAGGCCCTCGACCGGTCCGGACTGCTCTCCGACGTCACCCGCGTGCTCAGCGAGAACCACGTCAACATCCTCTCGGCGACCGTCTCCACCTCCAACCAGCGACTCGCGCTCTCGCGTTTCGTCTTCGAG
- the secF gene encoding protein translocase subunit SecF: MGGFAKFGNDLYTGARSFAFVGNRRIWYIIAAVMIIASVVGPAIRGGFVFGIEFRGGSEFQVSEIANLDDDLIANQDLATATVEDVVADASPRVTTVGNDGLRVQTEQLTNDETSAVADALAEAFDVPPTQVTASFIGPSWGADITTSAIRALVVFLVLAAIVMALYFRTWKMSVAAIISLVHDVIITAGVYGILGFEITPSAVIGFLTILGYSLYDTVVVFDKIRENTTEDGDNSTRTFAESVNLAVNQTLVRSINTGVVAALPVGAILFIGAAVLGAGTLRDIALSLFIGILIGTYSTIFVAAPIYSQLRENEPDILKRTKRLLATREKAGTPAVVATSEPAN; this comes from the coding sequence ATGGGCGGCTTCGCCAAGTTCGGCAATGACCTCTACACGGGGGCACGGTCGTTCGCGTTCGTCGGCAACCGCCGCATCTGGTACATCATCGCCGCGGTCATGATCATCGCCTCCGTCGTCGGCCCCGCCATCCGCGGTGGATTCGTCTTCGGTATCGAGTTCCGTGGAGGGTCCGAGTTCCAGGTCTCCGAGATCGCGAACCTCGACGACGACCTCATCGCCAACCAGGACCTCGCCACCGCGACCGTCGAGGACGTCGTCGCCGACGCGTCCCCCCGCGTCACGACGGTCGGCAACGACGGGCTGCGTGTGCAGACCGAGCAGTTGACCAACGACGAGACGTCCGCCGTCGCCGACGCGCTGGCCGAGGCCTTCGACGTCCCGCCGACGCAGGTCACGGCATCCTTCATCGGCCCGTCGTGGGGCGCGGACATCACCACCTCGGCGATCCGCGCTCTCGTGGTCTTCCTCGTGCTCGCCGCCATCGTGATGGCGCTCTACTTCCGCACGTGGAAGATGTCGGTCGCCGCGATCATCTCACTCGTGCACGACGTGATCATTACCGCGGGTGTCTACGGCATCCTCGGGTTCGAGATCACCCCGTCGGCGGTGATCGGATTCCTCACGATCCTCGGCTACTCGCTCTACGACACCGTCGTGGTGTTCGACAAGATCAGGGAGAACACGACGGAGGACGGCGACAACTCGACCCGCACCTTCGCCGAGTCGGTCAACCTCGCGGTCAACCAGACCCTGGTGCGCTCGATCAACACCGGTGTCGTCGCGGCACTGCCCGTCGGCGCCATCCTGTTCATCGGTGCCGCAGTGCTCGGCGCGGGCACGCTGCGCGACATCGCCCTCTCGCTGTTCATCGGTATCCTCATCGGCACCTACTCGACGATCTTCGTCGCGGCGCCGATCTACTCGCAGCTGCGGGAGAACGAGCCCGACATCCTCAAGCGCACCAAGCGTCTGCTGGCCACGCGCGAGAAGGCGGGCACCCCGGCGGTCGTAGCGACGAGCGAACCTGCCAACTGA
- the secD gene encoding protein translocase subunit SecD, which yields MARTTPVKKAWRSLAWLAVLIAALIGINGAGVAWADWSWTPKLALDLEGGTQIILEAQLEDGQTVSGEQLAQAVSIIRQRVDASGVSEAEITTQGDRNVVVSIPGTPDDATLQRIQSSAKLEFRPVLRTEAATTAAVGDDGATATATPTPTDSASPSLESTPTASPTNASDESWITPALADQYTNFDCAQLDAEGANVAPADEPLVTCDSTGTSKFILGPTEVAGSTISDATSGLVMNSQGVSTGAWGVNIVFDSTGTEQFTDVTTRLYGYGVGVVQNQFAIVLDGRVISAPSTNAIITDGKPQISGSFTQEEAKTLADQLKFGALPIGFEVQSSEVISATLGSSQLQSGLIAGLIGLILVFIYSFFQYRLLGMVTVASLVVAAVITYFVLVIMSWREGYRLSLAGVAGVIVAIGFTADSFIVYFERIRDELRDGRALVSAVEAGWKRALRTVVAAKGINLLSAVVLFILAVGNVRGFALTLGVTTIIDVIVVVLFTHPVLQLLATNKFFSSGHKATGLDPNGLGAVYRGRAQFRTPTLVGAKSGAGKEALRRQTIAERKAAERAGTSTDSNVDGKDS from the coding sequence GTGGCAAGAACCACCCCGGTAAAGAAGGCCTGGCGTTCGCTGGCCTGGCTCGCCGTCCTCATCGCCGCTCTGATCGGCATCAACGGCGCCGGTGTGGCGTGGGCCGACTGGTCCTGGACCCCCAAGCTCGCACTCGACCTCGAGGGTGGCACACAGATCATCCTCGAGGCGCAGCTCGAAGACGGCCAGACCGTCTCCGGCGAGCAGCTCGCGCAGGCCGTGTCGATCATCCGGCAGCGCGTCGACGCGAGCGGCGTCTCCGAGGCGGAGATCACCACGCAGGGCGACCGCAACGTGGTCGTGTCGATCCCGGGTACCCCCGACGACGCCACCCTCCAGCGCATCCAGTCGTCGGCGAAGCTCGAGTTCCGCCCCGTGCTGCGCACCGAGGCTGCGACCACCGCTGCCGTCGGCGACGACGGCGCGACTGCCACCGCGACGCCCACCCCCACGGACAGCGCGAGCCCGTCGCTCGAGTCGACCCCGACCGCGTCGCCCACGAACGCGAGCGACGAGAGCTGGATCACCCCGGCCCTCGCCGACCAGTACACCAACTTCGACTGCGCGCAACTCGACGCCGAAGGCGCCAACGTCGCCCCCGCCGACGAGCCCCTCGTCACCTGCGACTCCACGGGCACGTCGAAGTTCATCCTCGGCCCGACCGAGGTCGCCGGCAGCACCATCAGCGACGCCACCAGCGGCCTGGTGATGAACAGCCAGGGTGTCAGCACCGGAGCTTGGGGCGTCAACATCGTCTTCGACTCCACCGGTACCGAGCAGTTCACGGATGTCACCACGCGCCTCTACGGCTACGGCGTCGGCGTCGTGCAGAACCAGTTCGCCATCGTGCTCGACGGCCGGGTCATCTCGGCTCCGTCCACGAACGCGATCATCACCGACGGCAAGCCGCAGATCAGCGGCTCGTTCACGCAGGAAGAGGCGAAGACCCTCGCCGACCAGCTGAAGTTCGGCGCCCTGCCGATCGGCTTCGAGGTGCAGAGTTCCGAGGTCATCTCGGCGACGCTCGGTTCCTCGCAGCTGCAGAGCGGTCTCATTGCCGGTCTCATCGGTCTGATCCTCGTCTTCATCTACTCGTTCTTCCAATACCGCCTGCTCGGTATGGTCACCGTCGCCTCGCTCGTCGTCGCCGCGGTCATCACCTACTTCGTCCTCGTGATCATGTCGTGGCGCGAGGGCTACCGCCTCTCGCTCGCCGGCGTGGCCGGTGTGATCGTCGCCATCGGATTCACGGCCGACTCGTTCATCGTCTACTTCGAGCGCATCCGCGACGAGCTGCGTGATGGCAGGGCCCTCGTCTCCGCCGTCGAAGCGGGCTGGAAACGCGCGCTCCGCACCGTCGTGGCCGCGAAGGGCATCAACCTGCTCTCCGCCGTCGTGCTGTTCATCCTCGCGGTGGGCAACGTGCGCGGTTTCGCGCTCACCCTCGGTGTGACGACCATCATCGACGTCATCGTCGTGGTGCTGTTCACCCACCCGGTGCTGCAGCTGCTCGCCACCAACAAGTTCTTCTCCAGTGGGCACAAGGCGACCGGGCTCGACCCGAACGGCCTCGGTGCCGTGTACCGGGGGCGCGCGCAGTTCCGCACCCCCACGCTCGTCGGGGCCAAGTCCGGTGCCGGCAAGGAAGCACTGCGTCGGCAGACCATCGCCGAGCGCAAGGCCGCCGAGCGCGCCGGTACCTCCACCGATAGCAACGTTGACGGGAAGGACTCCTGA
- a CDS encoding preprotein translocase subunit YajC yields MNDTILNIALVIVLALFVFYAFRNSRKNKAKQAELKSQIVPGVEVMTNFGLFGTLLSIDEASNVAEIETSPGNVVRVHRQTLAKVVTEADAVAGGEPRSVEEAMEIANREAEAREKAANPEFGELAEPVVADKDEVVVVDEPVSTDKNVADTTGTDETPVKKPVRRTTKKVDE; encoded by the coding sequence ATGAACGACACCATCCTTAATATCGCGCTCGTCATCGTGCTCGCGCTCTTCGTGTTCTACGCGTTCCGCAACAGCCGCAAGAACAAGGCGAAGCAGGCCGAGCTCAAGTCGCAGATCGTGCCCGGTGTCGAGGTCATGACGAACTTCGGTCTGTTCGGAACCCTGCTCTCGATCGACGAGGCCAGCAACGTCGCCGAGATCGAGACGTCGCCGGGCAACGTCGTGCGCGTACACCGCCAGACCCTCGCCAAGGTCGTCACCGAGGCCGACGCCGTCGCCGGCGGCGAGCCCCGCTCGGTCGAAGAGGCAATGGAGATCGCGAACCGCGAGGCCGAGGCCCGCGAGAAGGCCGCGAACCCCGAATTCGGCGAGCTCGCCGAGCCCGTTGTAGCGGACAAGGACGAGGTCGTCGTCGTCGACGAGCCCGTGAGCACCGACAAGAACGTTGCCGACACGACCGGGACCGACGAGACCCCCGTCAAGAAGCCCGTCCGCCGCACCACAAAAAAGGTCGACGAGTAA
- the ruvB gene encoding Holliday junction branch migration DNA helicase RuvB — translation MSDDVISPEPESDAELAFEGALRPQSLSEFVGQQKVRGQLQLLLTAASMRGTTADHILFAGPPGLGKTTLAMIVAHESGRPLRMSSGPAIQHAGDLAAVLSSLVPGEVLFIDEIHRMARSAEEMLYLAMEDFRIDIMVGKGAGATSIPLDLAPFTLVGATTRSGLLPNPLRDRFGFTAHLEFYETGELEQVLVRAAALLQLDIARPALAEIAGRSRGTPRIANRLLRRVRDYAIVTGEGAGIDAVNAALELYDVDELGLDRLDRAVMNIVLNRFDGGPVGLNTLAVSVGEEAETIEAVVEPFLVRIGLLIRTPRGRVATREAWKHFGLTKHNEGLFGDDL, via the coding sequence GTGAGCGACGACGTCATCAGCCCCGAACCCGAATCGGACGCGGAGCTCGCCTTCGAGGGTGCCCTGCGCCCGCAGTCGCTCTCCGAGTTCGTCGGGCAGCAGAAGGTCCGCGGTCAGCTGCAGCTCCTGCTCACCGCCGCCTCCATGCGCGGCACCACCGCCGACCACATCCTGTTCGCGGGACCTCCCGGCCTCGGTAAGACCACGCTCGCGATGATCGTCGCGCACGAGAGCGGTCGGCCCCTGCGCATGTCCAGCGGTCCCGCCATTCAGCACGCCGGAGATCTGGCGGCCGTCCTCTCGTCGCTCGTTCCCGGCGAGGTGCTGTTCATCGACGAGATCCACCGCATGGCCCGCTCGGCCGAAGAGATGCTCTACCTGGCGATGGAGGACTTCCGTATCGACATCATGGTGGGCAAGGGGGCCGGTGCGACGTCGATCCCGCTCGACCTCGCACCCTTCACGCTGGTCGGCGCCACGACGCGCTCCGGCTTGCTGCCGAACCCGCTGCGCGACCGTTTCGGGTTCACCGCCCACCTCGAGTTCTACGAGACCGGCGAGCTGGAGCAGGTGCTCGTGCGCGCCGCGGCCCTGCTGCAGCTGGACATCGCCCGACCCGCCCTCGCCGAGATCGCCGGACGCAGCCGCGGCACACCGAGAATCGCCAACCGTCTGCTGCGCCGGGTGCGCGACTACGCCATCGTCACCGGCGAGGGCGCGGGAATCGACGCCGTCAACGCGGCGCTCGAGCTCTACGACGTCGACGAACTCGGACTCGACCGGCTCGACCGCGCGGTGATGAACATCGTGCTCAACCGATTCGACGGGGGACCGGTCGGGCTCAACACCCTCGCCGTCTCGGTGGGCGAAGAGGCAGAGACGATCGAGGCGGTCGTCGAGCCCTTCCTCGTGCGCATCGGGCTGCTCATCCGTACCCCGCGGGGCCGCGTGGCCACCCGCGAGGCATGGAAGCACTTCGGCCTGACCAAGCACAACGAGGGCCTCTTCGGGGATGACCTATAA
- the ruvA gene encoding Holliday junction branch migration protein RuvA, producing the protein MISSVRGTVLAAQGSTAVIEVGGVGLAIQVTPRHALTLRVGSEAFLRTALIVREDDLSLFGFAEADELVVFDLLRSVTGVGPRSAMGVLAVLDPDQVAAAIATEDDAAFRKVSGIGPKTAKLIVVSLAGKLVVSPSTRAAAPVAATPVRDSVVLALIGLGWPERTALQAVEDAHAAATDLERETMQSLLRLALANLGPQAVSGK; encoded by the coding sequence ATGATTTCTTCCGTGCGCGGCACAGTGCTCGCAGCCCAGGGCTCCACCGCCGTCATCGAGGTCGGGGGAGTGGGGCTCGCGATCCAGGTCACCCCGCGCCACGCGCTCACCCTCCGCGTCGGCAGCGAGGCCTTCCTCCGCACCGCTCTCATCGTCCGTGAGGACGATCTCAGCCTCTTCGGCTTCGCCGAGGCCGACGAGCTCGTGGTCTTCGACCTGCTGCGAAGCGTTACCGGCGTCGGCCCGCGCAGCGCCATGGGCGTGCTCGCCGTGCTCGACCCCGATCAGGTGGCTGCCGCGATCGCCACCGAAGACGACGCCGCGTTCCGCAAGGTCTCCGGAATCGGCCCGAAGACAGCCAAGCTCATCGTCGTGTCGCTCGCCGGAAAGCTCGTCGTGTCACCGAGCACCCGCGCCGCGGCACCGGTCGCCGCCACTCCCGTGCGCGACAGCGTGGTGCTCGCGCTCATCGGCCTCGGCTGGCCCGAGCGCACCGCGCTCCAGGCGGTGGAAGACGCGCATGCGGCGGCCACCGACCTCGAACGCGAGACCATGCAGAGTCTGCTCCGGCTTGCCCTCGCCAACCTCGGCCCGCAGGCGGTGTCGGGTAAGTGA
- the ruvC gene encoding crossover junction endodeoxyribonuclease RuvC — MSLRVLGIDPGLTRCGVGVVDVTSTRKATLVHFGVIRTPPDMPLEQRLLAIGTGIAELMDEHEPHAVALERVFAQHNLRTVMGTAQASGVAMHMAAARGLAVGMHTPSEVKAAVTGYGSAEKAQVGSMVAKILGLDSVPTPADAADALALAICHAWRGSAGGTVGASSVTSASAPAVGLTPAQHAWRAAESAAKRRLGS, encoded by the coding sequence GTGAGCCTGCGGGTGTTGGGCATCGACCCCGGGCTCACCCGCTGCGGCGTGGGTGTCGTCGACGTCACGAGCACGCGCAAGGCGACACTCGTGCACTTCGGCGTCATCCGCACGCCGCCGGACATGCCGCTCGAGCAGCGCCTGCTCGCCATCGGCACCGGCATCGCCGAGCTGATGGACGAACACGAGCCGCACGCCGTCGCGCTCGAAAGGGTTTTCGCCCAGCACAACCTGCGCACCGTGATGGGCACCGCCCAGGCGAGCGGCGTCGCCATGCACATGGCCGCCGCGCGGGGCCTCGCGGTCGGGATGCACACGCCGAGCGAGGTCAAGGCGGCGGTCACGGGTTACGGCTCGGCCGAGAAGGCGCAGGTCGGGTCGATGGTCGCCAAGATCCTCGGGCTCGATTCCGTTCCCACCCCGGCGGATGCCGCCGACGCCCTCGCCCTCGCCATCTGCCACGCCTGGCGGGGTAGCGCGGGCGGCACCGTCGGTGCGTCATCCGTCACCTCGGCTTCCGCGCCCGCGGTCGGGCTCACGCCGGCGCAGCACGCGTGGCGCGCGGCCGAGTCGGCGGCCAAACGTAGGCTGGGCTCATGA
- a CDS encoding YebC/PmpR family DNA-binding transcriptional regulator encodes MSGHSKWATTKHQKAVKDQRRAKSFAKLIKNIEVAAKMGGADLSGNPTLVDAIQKAKKTSVPNSNIDNAVKRGSGQLGEAVDYQTIMYEGYAAGGVALLIECLTDNKNRAAANVRTVMSRNGGTMGDPGSVAYNFSRKGVISVTKTEGTTEDDILGAVLDAGAEEVNDRGPGFEIITEPHDIVAARTALQDAGIDYDSADVEFVPGLTIDVDLETAKKIFRLIDALDDDDDVQNVYGNFSIPADVQAALDDEE; translated from the coding sequence ATGTCAGGCCACTCCAAATGGGCAACCACCAAGCACCAGAAGGCTGTTAAAGACCAGCGCCGTGCAAAGTCGTTCGCCAAACTCATCAAGAACATCGAAGTCGCAGCCAAGATGGGCGGTGCCGACCTCTCGGGAAACCCGACCCTCGTCGACGCCATCCAGAAGGCCAAGAAGACCTCGGTCCCCAACTCGAACATCGACAACGCTGTCAAGCGTGGCTCCGGCCAGCTCGGTGAAGCGGTCGACTACCAGACGATCATGTACGAGGGCTACGCCGCGGGCGGTGTCGCCCTGCTGATCGAATGCCTCACCGACAACAAGAACCGCGCGGCCGCCAACGTGCGCACCGTGATGAGCCGCAACGGCGGCACCATGGGCGACCCGGGCAGCGTCGCCTACAACTTCAGCCGCAAGGGCGTCATCTCGGTCACGAAGACCGAGGGCACCACCGAGGACGACATCCTCGGCGCCGTGCTCGACGCGGGAGCCGAAGAGGTCAACGACCGCGGCCCCGGCTTCGAGATCATCACCGAGCCGCACGACATCGTCGCCGCGCGCACCGCCCTCCAGGACGCGGGGATCGACTACGACTCCGCCGACGTGGAGTTCGTGCCCGGTCTCACGATCGACGTCGACCTCGAGACCGCGAAGAAGATCTTCCGTCTCATCGACGCGCTCGACGACGACGACGACGTGCAGAACGTCTACGGCAACTTCTCCATCCCCGCCGACGTGCAGGCAGCGCTCGACGACGAGGAGTAG
- the pdxT gene encoding pyridoxal 5'-phosphate synthase glutaminase subunit PdxT: MAGRPLGPVGVLALQGDFREHLAVFEGLGVDAVSVRRPEDLDRVSGLVIPGGESSVMDKLSRLFGLAEPLKNAVASGLPVYGTCAGLIMLSDSVLDAIDGQQTIGGFDVVVRRNAFGSQLDSFETDLDIPVLGDTPVHAVFIRAPVVESVGDGVTVLSALDDGRIVAVEQGNLLGTSFHPEITGETRFHEYFVEKIRARA; this comes from the coding sequence GTGGCTGGTAGGCCGCTCGGCCCCGTCGGAGTCCTCGCCCTCCAGGGCGACTTCCGTGAACACCTCGCCGTGTTCGAGGGCCTCGGGGTCGACGCCGTCAGCGTGCGTCGGCCCGAGGACCTCGACCGCGTCAGCGGACTGGTGATTCCCGGCGGCGAGTCGAGCGTGATGGACAAGCTCAGCCGCCTGTTCGGTCTTGCCGAACCGCTGAAGAACGCCGTGGCATCCGGCCTGCCCGTCTACGGCACCTGTGCCGGTCTCATCATGCTGTCGGATTCGGTGCTCGACGCCATCGACGGCCAGCAGACCATCGGCGGATTCGACGTCGTCGTGCGCCGCAACGCGTTCGGATCGCAGCTCGACTCGTTCGAGACCGACCTCGACATCCCGGTGCTCGGCGACACCCCCGTGCACGCGGTGTTCATCCGGGCGCCCGTGGTGGAGAGCGTCGGCGACGGCGTCACCGTGCTGTCGGCACTCGACGACGGCCGCATCGTCGCGGTCGAGCAGGGCAACCTGCTCGGCACGTCGTTCCACCCGGAGATCACGGGGGAGACGCGCTTCCACGAGTACTTCGTCGAGAAGATCCGCGCCAGAGCCTGA
- the pdxS gene encoding pyridoxal 5'-phosphate synthase lyase subunit PdxS, with protein MSTSETTELQGTSRVKRGLAEMLKGGVIMDVVNAEQAKIAEDAGAVAVMALERVPADIRSQGGVARMSDPDLIDGIISAVSIPVMAKARIGHFVEAQVLEALKVDYIDESEVLSPADYVNHIDKWKFSVPFVCGATNLGEALRRINEGAAMIRSKGEAGTGDVSEATKHIRTIKAEIAALSAKTHDELYVAAKDLQAPYELVLEIARTGKLPVVLFTAGGVATPADAALMMQLGADGVFVGSGIFKSGDPAKRAAAIVKATTFFDDPAVIAEASRGLGEAMVGINVADLAAPHRLAERGW; from the coding sequence ATGAGCACTAGCGAAACGACCGAACTGCAGGGCACGAGCCGCGTCAAGCGCGGACTCGCGGAGATGCTCAAGGGCGGCGTCATCATGGACGTCGTCAACGCCGAGCAGGCGAAGATCGCCGAGGATGCCGGAGCGGTCGCCGTTATGGCCCTCGAGCGCGTCCCGGCCGACATCCGCTCGCAGGGCGGCGTCGCGCGCATGAGCGATCCCGACCTCATCGACGGCATCATCTCCGCCGTCTCCATCCCCGTCATGGCGAAGGCCCGTATCGGCCACTTCGTCGAGGCGCAGGTGCTCGAGGCGCTCAAGGTCGACTACATCGACGAGTCCGAGGTACTGAGCCCCGCCGACTACGTCAACCACATCGACAAGTGGAAGTTCTCCGTGCCCTTCGTCTGCGGTGCGACGAACCTCGGCGAGGCCCTGCGCCGCATCAACGAGGGTGCGGCCATGATCCGTTCGAAGGGCGAGGCTGGCACCGGCGACGTCTCCGAGGCGACCAAGCACATCCGTACCATCAAGGCCGAGATCGCCGCGCTCTCCGCGAAGACCCACGACGAGCTGTACGTGGCCGCGAAGGACCTGCAGGCACCCTACGAGCTCGTGCTCGAGATCGCCCGCACCGGAAAGCTGCCCGTCGTGCTGTTCACCGCCGGCGGAGTCGCGACTCCCGCCGACGCCGCCCTGATGATGCAGCTCGGTGCCGACGGTGTTTTCGTCGGCTCGGGAATCTTCAAGTCGGGCGACCCGGCCAAGCGTGCCGCGGCCATCGTCAAGGCGACCACGTTCTTCGACGACCCGGCCGTCATCGCCGAGGCGTCGCGCGGACTCGGCGAGGCCATGGTCGGCATCAACGTCGCCGACCTCGCCGCGCCCCACCGCCTCGCAGAACGTGGCTGGTAG
- a CDS encoding HIT domain-containing protein — translation MRDYDGTEYENVESLDGFAAVPDAFQRLWTPHRIAYIQSGQQPASDACPFCVAPSMTDEEALIVKRGEHAYVLLNLFPYNSGHLLVCPYRHVATYDEATTEEVAEIASLTQEAMRVLTATSNAQGYNIGMNQGQLAGAGIAEHLHQHIVPRWNHDSNFFPIIAGTKALPRLLGEVREEVANAWPA, via the coding sequence GTGCGGGACTACGACGGCACCGAGTACGAGAACGTCGAGTCGCTCGACGGTTTCGCCGCGGTCCCCGACGCCTTCCAGCGCCTCTGGACTCCGCACCGCATCGCGTACATCCAGAGCGGGCAGCAGCCGGCCAGCGACGCCTGCCCGTTCTGCGTCGCACCGAGCATGACCGACGAGGAAGCGCTCATCGTCAAGCGCGGCGAGCACGCGTACGTGCTGCTCAACCTGTTCCCGTACAACAGCGGACACCTGCTGGTCTGCCCCTACCGCCATGTTGCGACGTATGACGAGGCCACGACCGAGGAGGTCGCGGAAATCGCTAGTCTCACCCAGGAGGCCATGCGCGTGCTCACGGCGACGTCGAACGCCCAGGGCTACAACATCGGAATGAACCAGGGCCAGCTCGCCGGCGCCGGAATCGCCGAACACCTCCACCAGCACATCGTGCCTCGGTGGAACCACGACTCGAACTTCTTTCCCATCATCGCCGGGACCAAGGCACTGCCGCGGCTCCTCGGCGAGGTGCGCGAGGAAGTCGCGAACGCCTGGCCGGCCTGA